The Medicago truncatula cultivar Jemalong A17 chromosome 4, MtrunA17r5.0-ANR, whole genome shotgun sequence genome includes a region encoding these proteins:
- the LOC11413579 gene encoding GRAS family protein RAD1: MGSYYASLYPNLPILENSATSTWILNPFSDHETETIRDHKKLKRSTVTIPIWFANFSSHSNSFFNNINSNNNSVNSIPRLHFRDHIRTYKQRYFASEAVEEAAEDNFNYNNCEAEEDGSCADGMRLVQLLIACAEAVACRDKSHASVLLSELKSNALVFGSSFQRVASCFVQGLTERLTLIQPIGNNSAGSDTKSMMNIMDAASEEMEEAFKLVYENCPHIQFGHFVANSIILEAFEGESFLHVVDLGMSLGLPHGHQWRGLIQSLADRSSHRVRRLRITAIGLCIARIQVIGEELSIYAKNLGIHLEFSIVEKNLENLKPKDIKVNEKEVLVVNSILQLHCVVKESRGALNAVLQMIHGLSPKVLVMAEQDSGHNGPFFLGRFMESLHYYSAIFDSLDAMLPKYDTKRAKMEQFYFAEEIKNIVSCEGPLRMERHEKVDQWRRRMSRAGFQGSPIKMVVQAKQWLVKNNVCDGYTVVEEKGCLVLGWKSKPIVAVSCWKC; encoded by the coding sequence ATGGGTTCTTACTATGCTTCTTTATATCCAAATTTGCCTATTTTAGAAAACAGTGCTACTTCAACATGGATCCTTAATCCATTTTCTGATCATGAAACTGAAACCATTAGGGATCACAAGAAATTGAAAAGATCAACCGTAACTATCCCTATTTGGTTTGCTAATTTCAGCAGCCATAGTAATAGTTTCTTCAATAACATCAACAGCAATAACAACAGTGTGAATAGCATTCCAAGGCTTCATTTCAGAGATCACATAAGAACTTATAAACAAAGATATTTTGCTTCTGAAGCTGTTGAAGAAGCAGCAGAAGATAACTTCAACTACAATAATTGCGAAGCTGAAGAAGATGGTTCATGTGCTGATGGAATGAGACTAGTTCAACTTCTAATTGCATGTGCTGAAGCTGTCGCGTGTCGCGATAAATCACACGCTTCGGTTTTACTATCTGAGCTTAAATCAAATGCTTTGGTGTTTGGTTCTTCGTTTCAAAGAGTTGCTTCTTGTTTTGTTCAAGGACTCACAGAGAGACTAACTCTGATTCAACCAATTGGTAATAACTCTGCTGGATCAGATACAAAATCAATGATGAACATAATGGATGCTGCATCAGAAGAAATGGAAGAAGCATTCAAGTTGGTTTATGAAAATTGTCCACATATTCAATTTGGACATTTTGTGGCTAATTCCATAATATTGGAAGCCTTTGAGGGTGAGAGTTTTCTTCATGTGGTTGATCTTGGCATGAGCCTTGGTCTTCCACATGGACACCAATGGCGAGGACTAATTCAAAGTCTCGCGGATCGATCCAGCCACCGTGTTCGGAGGCTTAGGATCACAGCGATTGGTCTATGCATTGCTAGAATCCAAGTCATTGGTGAAGAACTCTCAATTTACGCGAAAAACTTGGGGATTCATTTGGAATTCTCAATTGTTGAGAAGAATTTGGAGAATTTGAAACCTAAGGACATAAAAGTGAATGAAAAAGAGGTCCTTGTGGTTAACAGCATTCTTCAATTGCATTGTGTTGTTAAAGAGAGTCGTGGCGCTTTGAATGCGGTTTTACAAATGATACACGGTCTTTCACCGAAAGTGTTGGTTATGGCTGAGCAAGATTCTGGTCATAATGGACCTTTTTTCCTTGGAAGGTTTATGGAATCATTGCATTATTATTCTGCTATTTTTGACTCATTGGATGCTATGCTGCCAAAGTATGACACTAAGAGGGCAAAAATGGAACAGTTTTATTTTGCTGAGGAGATAAAGAACATTGTGAGCTGTGAAGGACCATTGAGGATGGAGAGGCATGAGAAAGTTGATCAGTGGAGGAGGAGAATGAGTAGGGCTGGATTTCAAGGTTCACCTATTAAGATGGTGGTTCAAGCTAAGCAGTGGCTTGTGAAGAATAATGTTTGTGATGGATATACTGTTGTGGAAGAGAAAGGGTGTTTGGTTCTTGGATGGAAATCAAAGCCTATTGTTGCAGTTTCTTGCTGGAAATGCTGA
- the LOC11407961 gene encoding nucleoside diphosphate kinase 2, chloroplastic: protein MEAMGVFCGTNSIYVTSSQLRTSNTNTRSSQLRTTQHLSAFPSKSHLFSSSTSSSYAKTIRTKSSTNTGIFLPHLIASLEQVDRTYIMVKPDGVQRGLVGEIISRFEKKGFKLIGLKLFQCSKELAEEHYKDLNQRSFFPKLSEYITSGPVVSMAWEGVGVVPSARKLIGATNPLQAEPGTIRGDFAVETGRNVIHGSDSPENGEREIALWFKEGELCEWTPVLHPWLRE, encoded by the exons atgGAAGCCATGGGCGTGTTTTGCGGAACCAATAGTATCTATGTCACATCCTCTCAATTACGCAcctcaaacacaaacacaagaaGCTCTCAATTACGCACCACCCAACACCTTTCTGCATTTCCTTCTAAATCCCATCTTTTTTCAtcttctacttcttcttccTATGCCAAAACCATCCGCACTAAAAGCTCCACCAATACCGGCATTTTCCTTCCCCACTTAATTGCTTCTCTC GAACAAGTTGACCGAACTTATATTATGGTGAAACCCGATGGCGTGCAACGTGGTCTT GTGGGTGAAATTATTTCTAGGTTTGAGAAGAAGGGGTTTAAGTTAATTGGCTTGAAGCTCTTTCAATGCTCTAAAGAATTAGCTGAG GAGCATTACAAGGACCTAAATCAAAGGTCTTTCTTCCCTAAGCTGAGTGAATATATTACTTCGGGCCCCGTTGTGTCTATG GCTTGGGAGGGTGTTGGAGTAGTGCCATCAGCACGTAAGCTTATAGGAGCAACAAATCCTCTGCAAGCAGAACCAGGCACAATAAGAGGAGACTTTGCTGTTGAAACAGGAAG GAATGTTATCCATGGCAGTGACAGCCCTGAAAATGGCGAGCGTGAAATAG CTCTATGGTTCAAGGAAGGTGAATTATGTGAATGGACTCCTGTCCTACATCCATGGCTAAGAGAATAA
- the LOC11416637 gene encoding uncharacterized protein: MFGRIRASPSSLDTLEGSPPSKILKDDSFSIYEATLMKLKLGAKRDTPSVQIDEEEEFKKDCSVTDEVSMDVDSTPATEIASNSPTLMGRDYSSSVTNTSPIVVTRLGESVSTENNLEQPRQNNVSILHFFNKIKDPGYDSSSSMKNSCCGSASSLGSVGSDGTRSELCE; this comes from the exons ATGTTCGGAAGAATCAGAGCTTCACCGTCGTCGCTGGACACTTTAGAAGGTTCTCCTCCGTCAAAGATTCTCAAAGACGATTCTTTCTCTATCTACG AGGCTACTTTAATGAAGCTTAAACTCGGAGCCAAACGCGATACACCGTCAGTGCAAATTGACGAGgaagaagagtttaaaaaagATTGTTCAGTTACTGATGAAGTAAGTATGGATGTAGATTCTACTCCAGCAACAGAAATCGCTTCAAACTCTCCGACATTGATGGGAAGAGATTATTCTTCTTCTGTAACCAACACATCACCTATTGTTGTTACTAGATTGGGTGAAAGTGTTTCTACTGAGAATAACTTAGAACAGCCACGGCAAAATAATGtttcaattcttcatttttttaataaaattaaggaTCCTGGATATGATTCTTCGTCGTCGATGAAGAACAGTTGCTGTGGATCTGCTTCGTCGTTGGGTTCTGTTGGATCTGATGGCACAAGAAGTGAATTGTGTGAGTGA